Proteins encoded within one genomic window of Flavobacteriales bacterium:
- a CDS encoding DUF2520 domain-containing protein encodes MTKITMIGAGNLATHLSRALLHADHEIVQVYSRTEESASILANDLKCPYTSDLSSIISSELAIIAVKDDAIEEVEKHIYFPKVHTSGTKDMDSLSNSKIGVFYPLQTFSKNSNMDFKNIPICIEANDSSFYKLINNLACSITSSVYKLDSEQRKQLHLAAVIACNFSNLMYRFSENICKEHSIPFEILQPLIIETANKIQSLPPSKAQTGPAQRGDELTIKKHIAALVGNDELQRIYETLSNSIKKHS; translated from the coding sequence ATGACTAAAATAACAATGATTGGCGCAGGTAATTTAGCCACACATCTCAGCCGTGCATTATTGCATGCTGACCATGAAATTGTTCAAGTTTACAGTCGTACCGAAGAATCCGCTTCAATTCTAGCAAATGATTTAAAATGCCCATATACTTCTGACTTAAGTTCTATCATCAGCTCAGAATTGGCTATAATCGCCGTTAAAGATGATGCCATTGAAGAAGTTGAAAAACATATTTATTTCCCAAAGGTTCATACTTCAGGAACAAAAGATATGGACAGCCTAAGTAATAGTAAAATTGGTGTTTTTTATCCGCTTCAAACATTTTCTAAGAATAGTAATATGGATTTTAAAAACATCCCGATATGTATTGAAGCAAACGACTCCTCTTTTTATAAACTAATTAATAACCTGGCTTGTTCCATAACAAGCAGCGTTTATAAATTGGATAGCGAACAAAGAAAACAGTTACACTTAGCTGCTGTAATTGCATGTAATTTTAGCAACCTCATGTATCGTTTTTCTGAAAATATTTGCAAGGAACATTCCATTCCTTTTGAAATATTGCAGCCACTAATCATCGAAACTGCAAACAAAATTCAATCCTTGCCACCATCAAAGGCACAAACAGGACCTGCCCAAAGGGGTGATGAATTGACAATAAAGAAACATATTGCAGCTCTTGTTGGTAATGATGAATTACAACGTATTTATGAAACACTAAGTAATAGTATTAAAAAACACTCATGA
- the ccsA gene encoding cytochrome c biogenesis protein CcsA — translation MFDKLLSALLSMRLMAFLILLFFVAIGYATFIENDFGTQTAKALVYNATWFEIIIVLLTINMLANINRYKLWRKEKWPVLLFHISFVIIVIGAGITRYVSFEGMMPIREGEQSDLIISDGTFLQIKVHDNAYQYNYNKPILLDDYQGLLEFLSSNEFSQTVKFLDNDISIDYLDYVPNAQDTLIVGEGVPTLTIVLAGANGRETYYLQEGRAERYLGLNFSFGTPLPGHVNFFYENDELMLQLPEDAQFMRMADQFKGSVKKDSIQPLMLRSLYMVSGQNFVVPILNEKATLSYYKGVNQEGEELEDLLKVKVSSNGEEQIVELFGDKGMVSNKNHFQLGGLNFSLSYGSMYYQTPFFVRLNDFQLERYPGSNSPASFASEVTLIDGEEETDHRIFMNNVLDYKGYRFFQASYDQDELGTVLSVNHDFWGTWISYLGYLMMSIGMIATIFSKKTRFSNLRKKLDELRTKRTSALMVLLFLSMNLTAQDSKSVDSLILSNPISIEHADKFGMLVVQDEGGRMKPFGTTTSEILRKVSRKSNYNGLNSNQVVLGMLQNPYLWQLAPMIKVNNDELREKLGLEEKYTSFLSFFSDEAKYVLTNDVQVAYAKKPAERSKYDKEVMAVDERVNISYMVYNGSFLRFFPIPDDPNNKWVSPAMSETLLFGDDSLFVNSILPIYYRSLQQAQKDGDYKVANNTLTAIGNYQKKFGADVYPSDLKLKTEVFYNNAKVFNRLSYYYALVGLVMILLLIQQILKERKWRNSIIRFALILVGIGFAAHTIGLMGRWFISNHAPWSNAYESVIYIAWATVLAGFIFARKSLMTVAATAILSSLLLMVAALNWLDPEITNLVPVLDSYWLLIHVAIITASYGFLALGALLGFLNLILMIIQNKTNKLRISNSLKELTYINEMSITTGLFMLSIGTFLGGVWANESWGRYWGWDPKETWALASMLIYIFVLHMRFVPKLKGMFAFNFASILAYGSIIMTYFGVNFYLSGLHSYAKGDPMPIPTFVYYSIAVIAIVSVLAQWRQKRFIK, via the coding sequence ATGTTCGACAAATTACTTTCAGCTCTTTTATCAATGCGACTAATGGCGTTTTTGATATTATTATTCTTTGTTGCTATTGGATACGCTACATTCATTGAAAATGATTTTGGTACTCAAACTGCCAAGGCCTTGGTATACAATGCAACATGGTTTGAAATTATCATTGTATTGCTTACCATAAATATGTTGGCCAACATTAACCGATATAAATTATGGCGAAAAGAAAAATGGCCTGTTTTATTATTTCACATTTCTTTTGTGATAATAGTCATTGGCGCTGGAATTACCAGATACGTTAGTTTTGAAGGAATGATGCCTATTCGTGAAGGAGAGCAATCTGATTTAATTATTTCTGATGGCACTTTTTTACAAATAAAAGTACATGACAATGCTTATCAATATAACTATAATAAGCCGATTTTACTTGATGATTATCAGGGTCTGTTGGAGTTTTTGTCTTCCAATGAATTTAGTCAAACGGTAAAGTTTTTAGATAATGATATCTCAATTGACTATTTAGATTATGTACCCAATGCACAAGATACTCTAATAGTTGGAGAGGGAGTGCCTACACTTACTATTGTACTGGCGGGTGCTAATGGGCGTGAGACTTATTATTTGCAAGAAGGTAGAGCAGAGCGTTATTTAGGACTCAACTTCTCTTTTGGAACACCTTTGCCTGGACATGTTAATTTCTTTTATGAAAATGATGAGTTGATGCTTCAACTTCCAGAAGATGCTCAATTCATGAGAATGGCAGACCAGTTTAAAGGCTCTGTAAAAAAAGATAGTATTCAACCTCTAATGTTGAGGTCTTTATATATGGTTTCTGGTCAAAACTTTGTAGTTCCAATATTAAATGAAAAAGCGACTCTTAGCTATTACAAAGGAGTAAATCAAGAAGGAGAGGAGCTTGAAGATTTACTGAAAGTAAAAGTCAGCAGCAATGGCGAAGAACAGATTGTAGAGCTTTTCGGAGATAAAGGTATGGTTAGCAACAAAAATCATTTTCAATTGGGTGGTTTAAACTTCTCGCTGTCTTATGGCTCAATGTATTATCAAACACCGTTTTTTGTTCGTTTAAATGATTTTCAGTTAGAGCGTTACCCTGGCTCTAATAGTCCTGCATCATTTGCAAGTGAAGTAACTTTGATTGACGGAGAAGAAGAAACGGACCACCGTATTTTTATGAATAATGTTTTGGACTATAAAGGATATCGCTTTTTTCAAGCCTCCTATGATCAAGATGAATTGGGAACGGTTTTATCAGTAAATCACGATTTTTGGGGAACTTGGATAAGCTATCTTGGATATCTAATGATGTCAATAGGAATGATTGCTACCATTTTTTCTAAGAAAACTCGCTTTTCCAATCTTAGAAAAAAACTCGATGAACTAAGAACCAAAAGAACTTCTGCCCTGATGGTGTTGCTGTTCTTATCAATGAATTTAACAGCTCAAGACTCTAAAAGTGTTGATTCTCTTATCTTATCTAATCCAATAAGTATAGAACACGCTGATAAATTTGGAATGTTAGTTGTTCAAGATGAGGGTGGACGAATGAAACCATTTGGAACGACTACTTCAGAGATTCTCAGAAAAGTTAGTCGAAAAAGCAACTATAATGGTCTGAATTCTAATCAAGTAGTGCTAGGGATGCTTCAAAACCCTTACTTGTGGCAGTTAGCACCAATGATAAAGGTAAATAATGATGAATTGAGAGAGAAGTTGGGTTTAGAAGAAAAGTACACTTCTTTCTTATCATTCTTCAGTGATGAAGCTAAATATGTACTTACGAATGACGTGCAAGTAGCATATGCAAAAAAGCCAGCCGAAAGAAGTAAATATGATAAAGAGGTTATGGCTGTAGATGAAAGAGTCAACATTTCTTACATGGTGTACAATGGTTCATTTTTACGCTTCTTTCCAATTCCAGATGACCCTAACAATAAATGGGTTTCACCAGCAATGAGTGAAACTCTATTATTTGGTGACGATTCATTATTTGTGAACTCTATTTTACCAATATACTATAGAAGCCTTCAACAAGCTCAAAAGGACGGTGATTATAAAGTAGCAAATAATACCCTTACAGCAATTGGCAACTATCAGAAAAAGTTTGGAGCAGATGTTTACCCCTCAGACTTGAAATTAAAAACAGAAGTGTTTTACAATAATGCCAAAGTTTTCAATCGCCTGTCTTACTACTATGCCTTAGTAGGTTTAGTGATGATTTTACTACTTATTCAGCAGATATTAAAAGAGCGTAAATGGAGAAATAGCATTATTCGATTTGCATTGATATTAGTTGGGATTGGTTTTGCTGCACATACAATTGGTTTAATGGGGCGATGGTTTATTTCTAACCATGCTCCTTGGAGTAATGCGTATGAAAGTGTGATATATATTGCTTGGGCAACGGTTTTAGCAGGCTTCATATTCGCTAGAAAAAGTTTGATGACCGTAGCAGCAACTGCTATTCTCTCATCGTTACTGTTAATGGTAGCAGCTTTGAATTGGCTTGATCCTGAGATCACAAATTTAGTTCCTGTGCTTGATTCATATTGGTTGCTTATTCACGTAGCAATAATTACAGCAAGCTACGGTTTCTTAGCTTTAGGAGCTTTACTTGGGTTTTTAAACTTGATATTAATGATTATCCAAAATAAGACGAATAAACTAAGAATTAGTAATAGCCTTAAGGAGTTAACATATATTAATGAAATGAGTATAACTACTGGTTTGTTTATGCTTTCAATAGGGACATTCTTAGGTGGTGTTTGGGCAAATGAGTCGTGGGGAAGATATTGGGGCTGGGACCCTAAAGAGACCTGGGCATTAGCTAGTATGCTTATTTATATTTTTGTTTTACACATGCGTTTTGTGCCAAAACTGAAAGGAATGTTCGCCTTTAATTTTGCATCTATTCTTGCGTACGGCTCTATAATCATGACCTATTTTGGAGTGAACTTCTATTTATCAGGCTTACATTCCTACGCTAAAGGTGACCCAATGCCCATTCCAACATTTGTTTATTATTCAATAGCTGTAATAGCGATTGTTAGTGTACTAGCACAGTGGAGGCAAAAGCGATTCATAAAATAA
- a CDS encoding glutathione peroxidase — protein sequence MKYYIVFLFTCLTSCMSNINNSDSFSIYDLSIKTIDGTDFDMSSLKGKKVMIVNVASMCGLTPQYEQLEELYNEYKHLNFEILAFPTSNFANQEFSDNEQISSFCSSTYCVSFTIFEKITVLGKNKHPLYQWLTEKSKNGMKNIPVVWNFQKFTVDEEGNWVDYFLPTTSPKSKKIIRWINS from the coding sequence ATGAAATACTATATTGTATTTCTATTTACTTGTTTAACATCTTGTATGAGTAATATTAACAATTCTGATTCATTTTCTATATATGATTTATCAATTAAAACCATTGATGGAACGGACTTTGATATGTCTTCATTGAAGGGTAAAAAAGTGATGATAGTAAATGTTGCTTCAATGTGTGGATTAACACCTCAATATGAACAGCTAGAGGAACTGTATAATGAGTATAAACATCTTAATTTTGAAATTTTAGCTTTTCCCACTTCAAACTTTGCTAATCAAGAATTTAGTGATAATGAACAGATATCTTCCTTTTGTTCAAGCACTTATTGTGTAAGTTTTACTATTTTTGAAAAAATAACAGTGCTAGGCAAGAATAAACACCCTTTATATCAGTGGCTGACAGAAAAAAGTAAAAATGGCATGAAAAATATTCCAGTTGTATGGAATTTTCAGAAGTTTACTGTTGATGAAGAAGGGAATTGGGTTGATTACTTTTTGCCTACTACCAGTCCTAAATCTAAAAAGATAATAAGATGGATAAACAGTTAG
- the bshB1 gene encoding bacillithiol biosynthesis deacetylase BshB1 — MDKQLDILAFGAHPDDVELSCSGTIAKHIALGSKVGIVDLTRGELGTRGSAEIRDKEAAKAAQLLGVEMRHNMNFKDGFFQNDENHQMEIIKTIREYRPRIVLANSISDRHPDHKKASDLVSHACFLSGLPKIETGQDAWRPEVVYHYIQFEELEPDFVVDISNFIDKKIEVVKAFSSQFFDAKSDEPETIISSKGFLDSVRYRAANTGRLARVDYGEGFTVERFIAIDNLDKLK, encoded by the coding sequence ATGGATAAACAGTTAGATATTTTAGCTTTTGGTGCACATCCAGACGACGTAGAGTTAAGCTGTAGCGGAACTATTGCCAAACACATAGCTCTTGGAAGTAAAGTAGGAATAGTTGACCTGACTAGAGGAGAATTAGGAACTAGAGGTAGTGCCGAAATTCGAGATAAGGAAGCGGCAAAAGCTGCTCAGTTGCTTGGTGTTGAGATGCGTCACAATATGAACTTTAAAGATGGTTTTTTTCAGAATGATGAAAATCATCAGATGGAGATTATTAAAACTATAAGAGAATATCGCCCTCGAATAGTTCTAGCTAATTCTATTAGTGACAGACATCCCGATCATAAAAAAGCTTCTGACTTAGTATCTCATGCTTGTTTTTTATCAGGATTACCTAAAATTGAAACCGGTCAGGACGCTTGGCGACCAGAAGTTGTTTATCACTATATTCAATTCGAAGAGCTTGAGCCAGATTTTGTTGTAGATATAAGTAATTTTATCGACAAAAAAATAGAAGTTGTAAAAGCCTTTAGTTCTCAGTTTTTTGATGCTAAATCTGATGAGCCAGAAACCATTATCTCATCCAAAGGGTTTCTTGATAGTGTGCGTTACAGAGCAGCAAATACGGGTCGACTTGCTAGGGTCGATTATGGGGAAGGTTTTACAGTAGAGCGCTTTATTGCTATTGATAATCTAGACAAGCTAAAGTAA
- a CDS encoding discoidin domain-containing protein yields MKKQVLISIFLTLSICLFGQEKYKSHDFIEGNIPSYKPTFNKNYPDWAKMLYTENLNFYEVKKKYKKWKAQSSSQHKAIERYYKIWSRNALPYVLPNGEIFIKKQSNSNTEIIEQNSEANNQWSFLGPKETFWLNESGSELATASCPWQVNIYSFDVSKSNDSVLYCGTETAFVSKSVDNGNTWTLTGQNYNFGGGITAIAIDPQNENIVYVAANSQIHKTTNGGQDWIPLLPSDGSFYSDKIIINTSNPNHIITAGSSGIYRSLDGGLNWTNPWQYQAYDIHFKPNELEKVYAVSTQNGLFQILKSNDGGQSFSVFLNFPNITNESGGLLAVSNDSPDNIFILLLSSEETPLLYKIDLVSENAELLATGQTDDFPLENWQGFYDFVFEVSPDDADIMFAGTSSLYKTTNGGDNFSLVGGYGGDFPIHPDAQYMMLLENNKAWLATDGGLTFSSDNFTNTNNAQSKNNNLIGSDFWGFDQGWNEDIVVGGRYHNGNTAIADFYQEKSINMGGAESPTGWVLKGKSRHVAFNDLGAGWILPQTAESSPEGRFPFNKYPNMDEYGGRRGNMVFHPNYYEVIYLGEGNGFWKSNDMGENFELLHDFEKRVRYLQISYNNPNIIYADIVNEGLYKSEDGGYSWQHKPSLTDGSNGQSSWEGKLQFAISPNNANTIYACLNNGIWSSDIGKVFKSTDGGDSWIDWTANLNPYCETLIVQPDEQGNDIVYLLTSSLSGQDGNCYIRRNGENNWSQYGIDFPAGKKINHALAFFRDSKIRVAGTGGIWENGLDNTDFLPIIQPWVNRPVINCFLDTIQLNDHSIIDHEGCNWSWNIEPSPVYIEYENIRNPKVVLGEIGSYDVTLTVTKNGETYSKSIENMIFAEECPSVSNCNNPALLPKENWELKYVDSEEVNYPGYATMAFDNDPSTIWHTKWSTGSDPYPHQMEIDLGEDYKIYEFTYQTRQDGENGRIKDFELYFSDNSLDYGEADTIAEFENTGAPQTLIFNNPKIGRYLKLVALSEVNGNEWSSAAEFDIKACYNTTGISSPDFQKLRAFPIPTQEILEISLPSKDQSYSYTLYSIAGQQIDNGKTTLNQGNIRLDLSNLTDGIYVVKLTDKSNRQFYVKTVKE; encoded by the coding sequence ATGAAAAAACAAGTTCTAATCTCCATATTTTTAACACTTAGCATCTGTTTATTTGGACAAGAAAAGTATAAATCACATGATTTTATTGAAGGGAACATTCCGTCATATAAGCCTACTTTTAATAAAAATTACCCAGACTGGGCTAAGATGCTATATACTGAGAATTTGAATTTCTATGAAGTAAAGAAAAAGTACAAGAAATGGAAGGCACAAAGCTCAAGCCAACACAAAGCTATTGAAAGATACTACAAAATTTGGAGTAGAAATGCCTTACCCTACGTATTGCCAAACGGCGAAATTTTTATCAAAAAGCAATCTAATAGCAACACCGAAATAATTGAACAAAATTCAGAAGCAAATAATCAATGGAGTTTCTTAGGACCCAAAGAAACCTTTTGGCTGAATGAAAGTGGTAGTGAATTAGCTACGGCAAGTTGTCCTTGGCAGGTTAACATTTACTCCTTTGACGTATCTAAAAGTAATGATTCTGTTTTATACTGTGGTACTGAAACAGCTTTTGTCAGTAAATCGGTTGACAATGGAAATACTTGGACATTAACAGGTCAAAATTATAATTTTGGAGGAGGAATTACAGCCATAGCCATTGATCCTCAAAATGAAAACATAGTCTATGTTGCTGCTAATTCACAAATTCATAAAACAACGAATGGAGGACAAGACTGGATACCTTTACTACCTTCAGACGGTTCATTTTACTCTGATAAAATCATCATAAATACTTCCAATCCTAACCATATAATTACAGCTGGTTCATCAGGGATATATCGTTCTTTAGATGGCGGACTTAATTGGACAAACCCTTGGCAATATCAAGCTTATGACATACATTTTAAACCGAATGAACTAGAAAAAGTATATGCCGTAAGTACACAAAACGGATTATTTCAAATCTTGAAATCAAATGATGGAGGACAAAGTTTTAGTGTTTTTTTAAATTTTCCCAATATTACAAATGAGTCTGGTGGACTTTTAGCAGTATCTAATGACTCTCCAGACAATATTTTTATTCTACTTCTAAGTAGTGAAGAAACTCCCCTTCTATACAAAATAGACTTAGTCTCAGAAAACGCGGAATTACTAGCCACTGGACAGACCGATGACTTTCCGCTAGAAAATTGGCAAGGGTTTTATGATTTTGTTTTTGAAGTATCTCCTGACGATGCAGATATTATGTTTGCCGGAACCTCAAGCTTATATAAGACCACAAATGGAGGCGATAATTTCTCATTAGTTGGTGGTTACGGAGGAGACTTCCCCATACATCCTGACGCCCAATATATGATGCTATTAGAAAATAATAAAGCTTGGCTTGCAACAGATGGCGGATTAACTTTTTCATCAGATAATTTCACTAATACGAATAACGCACAATCAAAAAACAATAACCTTATAGGCTCTGACTTTTGGGGCTTCGACCAAGGTTGGAATGAAGATATTGTTGTAGGTGGTCGATACCACAATGGAAATACTGCAATAGCTGACTTTTATCAAGAAAAATCCATAAACATGGGTGGTGCTGAATCGCCAACAGGTTGGGTGTTAAAAGGGAAAAGTAGACATGTAGCATTTAATGATTTAGGTGCTGGATGGATATTACCACAAACTGCTGAATCTTCACCTGAAGGGCGTTTTCCATTTAATAAATACCCAAATATGGATGAATATGGTGGTAGAAGAGGCAATATGGTATTTCATCCCAATTATTATGAAGTTATTTATCTTGGTGAAGGAAATGGCTTTTGGAAAAGCAACGATATGGGAGAAAACTTTGAGCTATTACACGACTTTGAAAAAAGAGTCCGTTACCTTCAAATATCTTACAATAACCCAAATATAATTTATGCAGACATCGTAAATGAAGGGCTATATAAATCAGAAGATGGTGGCTATAGCTGGCAACATAAACCTAGCCTAACAGATGGATCTAACGGACAATCTTCATGGGAAGGTAAGCTTCAGTTTGCTATCTCTCCAAACAACGCTAACACAATATATGCTTGTCTAAATAATGGCATTTGGTCATCTGATATAGGCAAAGTATTCAAATCAACTGATGGTGGTGATAGTTGGATTGATTGGACCGCAAACCTTAACCCCTATTGCGAAACATTGATAGTTCAACCAGATGAGCAAGGTAATGATATTGTATATCTTTTAACATCTAGCTTAAGTGGTCAAGACGGTAATTGTTACATAAGAAGAAATGGTGAGAACAATTGGTCTCAATATGGAATTGACTTCCCCGCTGGGAAGAAGATAAATCATGCGTTAGCATTTTTCAGAGATAGTAAAATTAGAGTAGCAGGAACAGGTGGAATATGGGAAAACGGCTTAGACAACACTGACTTTTTACCTATAATTCAACCTTGGGTAAATAGACCTGTCATTAATTGCTTTTTAGATACTATTCAACTTAACGATCATTCGATTATAGACCATGAAGGTTGCAATTGGTCATGGAATATTGAACCATCGCCAGTGTATATTGAATATGAAAATATTAGAAATCCAAAAGTAGTACTTGGAGAAATAGGCAGTTATGATGTTACCTTAACCGTAACTAAAAATGGTGAAACCTATTCAAAGAGTATTGAAAATATGATTTTTGCTGAAGAATGTCCTTCAGTAAGTAATTGTAATAACCCTGCACTTTTACCAAAAGAAAATTGGGAATTAAAATACGTAGATAGTGAAGAGGTTAATTATCCAGGTTATGCTACTATGGCTTTTGACAACGACCCTTCAACAATATGGCATACTAAATGGAGTACAGGCTCTGACCCCTACCCTCATCAAATGGAAATAGACCTTGGTGAAGACTATAAAATTTATGAATTTACATATCAGACTAGGCAAGATGGTGAAAATGGTAGAATTAAAGATTTTGAACTTTACTTTAGCGACAATTCACTGGATTATGGGGAAGCCGATACCATAGCTGAATTTGAAAATACAGGCGCTCCTCAAACCCTTATTTTTAATAATCCAAAAATAGGCAGGTATTTAAAATTAGTAGCTTTATCAGAGGTAAATGGAAATGAATGGTCATCAGCTGCAGAATTTGATATTAAAGCTTGCTATAACACTACTGGAATTAGTTCTCCAGATTTTCAAAAACTTAGAGCCTTTCCTATACCAACTCAAGAAATTTTAGAAATCTCCTTACCCTCAAAAGATCAAAGCTATTCCTATACACTCTATTCAATAGCAGGACAACAAATTGATAACGGAAAAACCACTTTGAATCAAGGGAATATAAGATTAGACTTATCTAATTTGACAGATGGGATTTATGTAGTGAAATTAACGGATAAATCTAACCGTCAATTCTATGTTAAAACAGTAAAAGAATAA
- the cadA gene encoding cadmium-translocating P-type ATPase has product MSNSKNIHISGMTCANCAKGIEKHLNSKGFTDVIIDFPNAEARFIESEHNDTNVIINEIESIGYKAKEGESEADNKVEKLFAISLILTIPLFSHMFLNEGHILQNPIIQFFLALPVYLIGCYYFGRSAWYSIKTGVPNMDVLIMMGTTAAFFYSIVGSIAFHGTSEAHNYLFFETTATIITLVLLGNVLEHRSVKQTTSAIKELSAIQNLTAKKENNDGTIQNIPFNEIQANDILLVNSGDKIPTDGIIISGEGYFNESMITGESESILKSMNENIIGGTILLDGNIKMKAQKVGEDTVLSHIIKLVKQAQNDKPNIQRLGDKVSSIFVPVVLLISLLTFTISHFVFEISISEAVMRSIAVLVISCPCAMGLATPTAVMVGLGRAAKMGILIKGGSTLEEFAKIKHIVFDKTGTLTNGKFKIDEISCAESLRSTVTNLLYSLEIHSSHPIAKSISKSLEKEASLLEISEIQEVKGMGIEAKWKNDHYKLGSGKFVNYTDENYQLFLFKNDSLLAAIKCSDEQKENLSSTIQNLKNDGLTTTILSGDKKHKCIDLGQSIGIDTIYGEQLPHEKLEKIEYLNKNGLTAMVGDGINDAPALAKAHVGISLGGSTEVAIESAQIVVLNTSNLKQIEQAYRISQHTLITIKQNLFWAFSYNIVAIPIAALGFLNPMWGALFMAFSDVIVIGNSLRLKKKNIFK; this is encoded by the coding sequence ATGAGCAACTCTAAAAACATACATATCTCTGGCATGACTTGTGCCAACTGTGCTAAGGGTATTGAAAAACATCTTAACAGTAAAGGTTTTACAGATGTAATCATTGATTTTCCAAATGCAGAAGCTCGATTTATTGAAAGCGAGCATAATGATACTAATGTAATTATCAATGAAATTGAGTCAATTGGCTACAAAGCAAAAGAAGGAGAAAGCGAAGCAGATAACAAAGTAGAAAAACTATTTGCAATAAGCTTAATACTCACTATTCCGTTATTTAGCCATATGTTTCTCAATGAAGGGCATATCCTTCAAAACCCAATAATTCAGTTCTTTCTTGCCTTACCCGTTTATCTAATTGGATGTTATTACTTCGGAAGAAGTGCATGGTATTCAATCAAAACAGGCGTTCCAAATATGGATGTGCTTATAATGATGGGAACAACTGCAGCTTTTTTTTACAGCATAGTTGGTTCAATAGCATTTCATGGAACTTCTGAGGCTCATAACTATCTATTTTTTGAAACAACAGCTACCATTATCACTCTAGTATTGTTGGGTAATGTTCTTGAACACCGTTCAGTTAAACAGACTACCTCAGCTATTAAAGAGTTGAGTGCTATACAAAATCTGACCGCCAAAAAAGAAAACAATGACGGAACCATACAGAATATTCCGTTTAATGAAATTCAAGCAAACGATATTTTACTCGTTAATTCAGGAGATAAAATCCCAACAGATGGAATTATCATTTCTGGTGAAGGCTACTTTAATGAATCTATGATTACTGGTGAAAGTGAAAGCATACTAAAAAGTATGAATGAGAATATCATAGGTGGCACTATACTTTTGGATGGAAACATCAAAATGAAAGCCCAAAAGGTTGGCGAGGACACTGTCCTTTCACACATTATTAAGCTAGTAAAACAAGCTCAAAACGATAAGCCAAATATTCAACGACTTGGCGATAAAGTGAGTAGTATTTTTGTGCCTGTAGTTCTTCTTATTTCACTTTTAACATTCACAATTAGTCACTTTGTTTTTGAAATTAGTATTTCAGAAGCTGTTATGCGTTCAATAGCTGTATTGGTTATTTCATGCCCTTGTGCAATGGGATTAGCCACACCAACAGCAGTAATGGTAGGATTAGGTCGTGCGGCAAAAATGGGCATACTTATAAAAGGTGGTAGTACTCTAGAAGAATTTGCCAAAATAAAGCACATTGTTTTTGATAAAACAGGAACGCTTACTAATGGAAAATTTAAAATTGATGAAATTAGTTGTGCAGAAAGTCTAAGAAGCACTGTTACTAACCTACTTTATTCTCTCGAAATACATTCCTCACACCCCATTGCTAAATCCATTAGTAAATCATTAGAAAAAGAAGCCTCCCTATTAGAAATTTCTGAAATACAAGAAGTTAAAGGAATGGGCATTGAAGCCAAATGGAAAAATGACCACTATAAATTGGGTAGCGGGAAATTCGTTAATTATACCGATGAAAACTACCAATTGTTTTTATTCAAAAATGACTCATTATTAGCAGCTATTAAATGCAGTGATGAACAAAAGGAAAATCTTTCAAGTACCATACAAAACCTCAAAAATGATGGACTTACAACAACAATTCTTAGTGGAGATAAAAAACATAAATGTATCGACTTAGGGCAATCTATAGGTATTGACACCATTTATGGAGAACAACTACCACATGAAAAACTAGAGAAAATTGAGTATTTAAATAAAAATGGTTTAACAGCAATGGTTGGCGACGGCATTAATGATGCTCCAGCGCTAGCCAAAGCACATGTTGGAATATCATTAGGAGGAAGTACTGAAGTTGCCATTGAATCGGCACAAATTGTAGTGCTAAACACCTCTAATTTAAAACAAATAGAACAAGCATACAGAATTAGTCAACATACACTAATAACCATAAAACAGAACCTATTTTGGGCATTCTCTTACAATATTGTAGCCATTCCCATTGCAGCACTTGGATTTTTAAACCCAATGTGGGGAGCATTATTTATGGCATTCTCTGATGTTATTGTAATTGGAAACTCACTGAGACTTAAGAAAAAAAATATTTTCAAATGA